In Micromonospora purpureochromogenes, a single window of DNA contains:
- a CDS encoding FAD-dependent oxidoreductase produces the protein MALSQMLGRLIGVRQRLVDPGGGGAPRVPRPADAVVVGGGIAGMSAAVVLAERGVAVTVLEAAPTLGGRLGAWPETLTDGTQLIEHGFHAFFRQYYNWRAILRRVDPGLGFLKPIPGYPILSGQWPTEEFGRLPPAPPLNLLALLLRSPSLRLADLRRMDRDAALPLLSYHPERTYAEFDNATADQLLTSLRLPDRARAMLFEVFSHSFFNREAEMSAAEMIAQFHFYLLGNPEGLAFDCPDEDYATAIWQPLTRHVEKHGGRVVTEAAATRLDREPGGWRVRTADGSAYRAAHVVLAVDPPALAALVAASPGLPGAAPRLVARMPAFGRPGPPYAVARYWMDGDVRADRAVFSGVSRQPTLDSVTLYHRLENSSRRWAERTGGSVVELHAYACDEGVPAEELAERMRVELTTLWPEAAGLRVRELRARVEAQAPAFTPGSHADRPGVRTDANGLYLAGDGIRTEFPSALMERAAATGIIAANHILRAEGAAAEPVRSIRPRGLLARR, from the coding sequence ATGGCGCTGTCACAGATGCTGGGTCGGCTCATCGGCGTACGCCAGCGGCTGGTCGACCCCGGCGGCGGTGGCGCCCCCCGCGTGCCGCGCCCGGCCGACGCCGTGGTGGTCGGCGGTGGGATCGCCGGCATGTCCGCGGCGGTGGTGCTCGCCGAGCGGGGCGTGGCGGTGACCGTGCTGGAGGCCGCGCCGACGCTCGGCGGCCGGCTCGGCGCCTGGCCGGAGACCCTGACCGACGGCACCCAGCTCATCGAGCACGGCTTCCACGCCTTCTTCCGGCAGTACTACAACTGGCGGGCGATCCTGCGCCGGGTCGATCCGGGCCTGGGCTTCCTCAAGCCGATCCCCGGGTACCCGATCCTGAGCGGGCAGTGGCCGACGGAGGAGTTCGGCAGGCTGCCGCCGGCCCCGCCGCTCAACCTGCTCGCCCTCCTGCTGCGCAGCCCCAGCCTGCGCCTGGCCGACCTGCGCCGGATGGACCGGGACGCCGCGCTGCCGCTGCTCAGCTACCACCCGGAGCGCACCTACGCCGAGTTCGACAACGCCACCGCCGACCAGCTGCTGACCTCACTGCGGCTGCCGGATCGGGCCCGAGCCATGCTCTTCGAGGTCTTCTCACACTCGTTCTTCAACCGCGAGGCGGAGATGTCGGCCGCCGAGATGATCGCCCAGTTCCACTTCTACCTGCTCGGCAATCCCGAGGGGCTGGCCTTCGACTGCCCGGACGAGGACTACGCGACGGCGATCTGGCAACCGCTGACCCGGCACGTCGAGAAGCACGGCGGCCGGGTGGTCACCGAGGCCGCCGCCACCCGGCTGGACCGGGAGCCGGGCGGCTGGCGGGTGCGGACCGCGGACGGCTCGGCGTACCGCGCCGCGCACGTGGTGCTCGCCGTCGACCCGCCCGCGCTGGCCGCCCTGGTCGCGGCCTCCCCCGGCCTGCCCGGGGCGGCGCCCCGGCTGGTGGCGCGGATGCCCGCGTTCGGCCGGCCCGGTCCGCCGTACGCGGTGGCGCGGTACTGGATGGACGGGGACGTCCGCGCCGACCGGGCGGTGTTCAGCGGGGTGTCCCGGCAGCCCACCCTGGACTCGGTGACCCTCTACCACCGGCTGGAGAACTCCTCCCGTCGGTGGGCCGAGCGGACCGGCGGCTCCGTGGTGGAGCTGCACGCCTATGCCTGCGACGAGGGCGTGCCCGCCGAGGAGCTGGCCGAGCGGATGCGGGTCGAGCTGACCACGCTCTGGCCGGAGGCGGCCGGGCTACGGGTCCGCGAGCTGCGCGCCCGGGTGGAGGCCCAGGCGCCGGCGTTCACCCCTGGCAGCCACGCCGACCGGCCGGGGGTACGCACCGACGCGAACGGTCTCTACCTGGCCGGCGACGGCATCCGCACGGAGTTCCCGAGCGCGCTGATGGAGCGCGCGGCGGCGACCGGCATCATCGCCGCGAACCACATCCTGCGGGCCGAGGGCGCGGCTGCCGAGCCGGTCCGGTCCATCCGGCCACGCGGGCTGCTGGCCCGACGCTGA
- a CDS encoding MSMEG_6728 family protein: MQTFLPYPDFLASARTLDQKRLGKQRVETIQVLRGLTRPTYGWRNHPAVKMWAGYEEALTRYGLDMCAVWCEPGRADTCAGTMTTDLAAACGIERIRTQAELAGAGELPPWLGREDLHLSHRSSLLRKDPEHYRPQFGDIPPDLEYVWPASDRERRCLLPSEG; the protein is encoded by the coding sequence ATGCAGACGTTCCTCCCGTACCCGGACTTCCTGGCCAGCGCCCGGACGCTGGACCAGAAGCGGCTGGGCAAGCAGCGGGTGGAGACCATCCAGGTGCTGCGCGGGTTGACCCGGCCCACCTACGGCTGGCGGAACCATCCGGCGGTGAAGATGTGGGCCGGCTACGAGGAGGCGCTGACCCGGTACGGGCTGGACATGTGCGCCGTCTGGTGCGAGCCGGGCCGGGCGGACACCTGCGCCGGCACCATGACCACCGATCTGGCCGCCGCCTGCGGGATCGAGCGGATCCGGACCCAGGCCGAGCTGGCCGGGGCCGGCGAGCTGCCACCCTGGCTGGGCCGGGAGGACCTGCACCTGAGCCACCGCTCGTCGCTGTTGCGCAAGGACCCGGAGCACTACCGGCCGCAGTTCGGCGACATCCCACCCGACCTGGAGTACGTCTGGCCCGCCTCGGACCGGGAACGGCGCTGTCTGCTGCCGTCCGAGGGCTGA
- a CDS encoding NAD-binding protein — MAEPLRDRARRATGWRLRANGETRPHYVVCGNDPLAYWVVKALLATELAQGRVRITLVVPERRRSEGPDGRDVDGIQVVRADRLDEAAFRRAGLAGADGLALLHQDDVGNMQAALCAQEVEPKLRLVVRMFNTSLANGLRELFPDSAVLSDASIAAPAFVAATLGEVAPTHFRHAGRTLYVARREDVRPGDVVCGLAVTTDPALVRVLPADEPTADVVLAEATGQPAGTELAARRLVRARRRRQPLAVLLRALRSFATRKIGIAVMVLLAVIAVLGWLNSRAVDVSWTEALYLTLVTTLSGQDPDVTKPAAAQIMQVVLNLAGLALIPLITAVVVDGIVNARLALHAGRIQPERTGHVVVVGLGNIGTRVMAQLRDFGVEVVAIDRTAEARGAALARRLGVPLIVGDAAREETLRSASVETCQALVVVSTDDGVNLRAALNARALNAELRVVLRLFDGDFAERIQQAFGIGISRSVSYLAAPAFAAALLDRAVIATIPVDRHALLVVEVPVVAGAPLDGRPLAAVARPGEVRLLAHTRAGQRTDWSADPRMVINSGDRLTVVARRAGLSALLRETTPPLPPGSTGTPTPREPED; from the coding sequence ATGGCGGAACCCCTGCGCGACCGCGCGCGCCGCGCGACCGGCTGGCGGTTACGGGCCAACGGCGAGACGCGGCCGCACTACGTCGTCTGCGGCAACGACCCGCTCGCCTACTGGGTGGTCAAGGCGCTGCTCGCCACCGAGCTGGCGCAGGGCCGGGTCCGCATCACGCTGGTCGTGCCCGAGCGCCGTCGATCCGAGGGGCCGGACGGCCGCGACGTCGACGGTATCCAGGTGGTCCGCGCCGATCGGCTCGACGAGGCCGCCTTCCGCCGGGCCGGCCTGGCCGGCGCGGACGGGCTGGCCCTGCTGCACCAGGACGACGTGGGCAACATGCAGGCGGCGCTCTGTGCCCAGGAGGTCGAGCCCAAGCTGCGCCTGGTGGTGCGCATGTTCAACACCAGTCTCGCCAACGGCCTGCGTGAGCTCTTCCCCGACTCGGCGGTGCTCTCCGACGCCTCGATCGCCGCCCCCGCGTTCGTGGCCGCCACCCTCGGCGAGGTCGCCCCCACCCACTTCCGGCACGCCGGGCGCACTCTCTACGTGGCCCGCCGCGAGGACGTACGCCCCGGCGACGTCGTCTGCGGCCTGGCCGTCACCACGGACCCGGCCCTGGTCCGCGTGCTGCCGGCCGACGAGCCGACGGCCGACGTGGTGCTCGCCGAGGCGACCGGCCAGCCGGCCGGCACCGAGTTGGCGGCCCGCCGGCTGGTCCGGGCCCGCCGCCGCCGGCAGCCGCTCGCGGTGCTGCTCCGGGCGCTCCGCAGCTTCGCCACCCGCAAGATCGGTATTGCGGTGATGGTGCTGCTCGCGGTGATCGCGGTGCTTGGCTGGCTCAACTCCCGCGCGGTGGACGTGAGCTGGACCGAGGCGCTCTACCTGACCCTGGTCACCACGCTCAGCGGCCAGGACCCGGACGTCACCAAGCCGGCCGCCGCGCAGATCATGCAGGTGGTGCTCAACCTCGCCGGGCTGGCGCTGATCCCGCTGATCACCGCCGTGGTGGTCGACGGCATCGTCAACGCCCGGCTCGCCCTGCACGCCGGTCGGATCCAGCCGGAGCGCACCGGGCACGTCGTGGTGGTGGGGCTGGGCAACATCGGCACCCGGGTGATGGCCCAGCTGCGCGACTTCGGCGTCGAGGTGGTGGCGATCGACCGGACCGCCGAGGCGCGCGGCGCGGCGCTGGCCCGTCGGCTGGGCGTACCGCTGATCGTCGGGGACGCGGCCCGGGAGGAGACCCTGCGTTCCGCCTCGGTGGAGACCTGCCAGGCGCTGGTGGTCGTCTCCACCGACGACGGGGTCAACCTGCGCGCCGCGCTCAACGCCCGGGCGCTCAACGCCGAGCTGCGGGTGGTGCTGCGGCTCTTCGACGGCGACTTCGCCGAGCGGATCCAGCAGGCCTTCGGGATCGGCATCTCGCGCAGCGTGTCGTACCTGGCCGCGCCCGCGTTCGCGGCGGCGCTGCTGGACCGGGCGGTGATCGCCACCATCCCGGTCGACCGGCACGCGCTGCTGGTGGTGGAGGTGCCGGTGGTGGCCGGCGCGCCGCTGGACGGCCGGCCGCTGGCCGCCGTGGCCCGCCCCGGCGAGGTGCGCCTGCTCGCGCACACCCGGGCCGGGCAGCGGACGGACTGGTCCGCCGACCCGCGCATGGTGATCAACTCGGGGGACCGGCTGACCGTGGTCGCCCGGCGGGCCGGGCTGAGCGCGCTGCTGCGCGAGACGACGCCACCGCTGCCCCCGGGCTCGACCGGCACCCCCACCCCGCGCGAGCCGGAGGACTGA
- a CDS encoding APC family permease produces MERLRRRLGVPDAVVIGLGSMLGAGIFVVFAPAAAAAGGGGLLVALALAGFIAFCNATSSARLAARYPESGGTYVYGRERLNPFAGFLAGWGFVVGKTASCAAMALTIGAYLWPGQARLVAVAAVVAVTAVNLRGIAKTAAATKLLVVVVLAVLALVAVAGVAAGDVRLDRLTEAGGSVRGVLTAAGLLFFAFAGYARIATLGEEVRDPERTIPRAVPLALGVVLAVYLLLAVVAVGVLGADRLAASAAPLVDVVTAARLPDLAWLVRAGATVAVTGVLLSLLAGVGRTLLAMARRHDLPSALAAVHPVHRVPHRAELAVAAVVILVVALGDVRGAIGFSSCTVLVYYAITNASALTLGRDPARKLPVRALAVAGLAGCLLLAVNLPPASVLAGFGVLALGATWYALRPRS; encoded by the coding sequence ATGGAGCGACTGAGGCGCCGGCTGGGCGTACCCGACGCGGTGGTGATCGGGCTGGGGTCGATGCTCGGCGCGGGCATCTTCGTGGTCTTCGCGCCGGCGGCCGCCGCGGCCGGCGGCGGCGGACTGCTGGTCGCGCTGGCGCTGGCCGGCTTCATCGCCTTCTGCAACGCGACCAGCTCGGCCCGGCTGGCCGCGCGCTACCCCGAGTCGGGCGGCACGTACGTCTACGGGCGGGAGCGGCTGAACCCGTTCGCCGGCTTCCTGGCCGGCTGGGGATTCGTGGTCGGCAAGACGGCGAGCTGCGCGGCGATGGCGCTGACCATCGGGGCGTACCTCTGGCCCGGGCAGGCCCGGCTGGTCGCCGTCGCCGCCGTGGTCGCGGTGACGGCGGTGAACCTGCGCGGCATCGCGAAGACCGCCGCCGCGACGAAGCTCCTGGTGGTCGTGGTGCTGGCGGTGCTGGCCCTGGTCGCGGTGGCCGGGGTGGCGGCCGGTGACGTCCGGCTCGACCGGCTCACCGAAGCCGGCGGCTCGGTCCGGGGCGTGCTCACCGCGGCCGGACTGCTCTTCTTCGCCTTCGCCGGGTACGCCCGGATCGCCACCCTGGGCGAGGAGGTACGCGACCCGGAGCGGACCATCCCCCGGGCGGTGCCGCTGGCCCTCGGCGTGGTGCTGGCGGTCTACCTGCTCCTCGCCGTGGTCGCGGTCGGCGTGCTCGGAGCCGACCGGCTGGCCGCCTCCGCCGCGCCCCTGGTCGACGTGGTGACCGCCGCCAGGCTTCCCGACCTGGCCTGGCTGGTCCGGGCCGGGGCGACCGTCGCGGTGACCGGGGTGCTGCTCTCCCTGCTCGCCGGCGTCGGCCGGACCCTGCTGGCGATGGCCCGCCGCCACGACCTGCCCTCGGCGCTGGCCGCGGTGCACCCGGTCCACCGGGTGCCGCACCGGGCGGAGCTGGCGGTGGCCGCCGTGGTGATCCTGGTGGTCGCGCTCGGCGACGTACGCGGCGCGATCGGCTTCTCCAGCTGCACCGTGCTGGTCTACTACGCGATCACCAACGCGTCGGCGCTGACCCTCGGCCGGGACCCGGCCCGGAAGCTGCCGGTACGGGCGCTCGCCGTCGCGGGGCTGGCCGGCTGCCTGCTGCTCGCGGTCAACCTCCCGCCGGCCAGCGTGCTCGCCGGCTTCGGCGTGCTCGCCCTCGGCGCCACCTGGTACGCCCTCCGCCCCCGAAGCTGA
- a CDS encoding phosphatase PAP2 family protein — MRETTTVRGASRPPRVRPAGWWWDALLLAALVGLTVALATDHFFGVDRAVADWAGEHRPAAAYWVARVFNFLGQGTPLTLLAAGLGVLLAVRLRSVRPVLPPVAAFALTYLTIGPLKVWTARPAPSASVKEPFLPPEQTLPLFQHDLPVSYAQSYPSGHVANAIVWYGVLALLIAPLLRSLGRQLPTWLVTVVRVVPPLVVLTTTTYLGWHWLTDSVAGLLLGLVLDRLLHRVPWDDLPLPGRLRAWDHPFTSVT; from the coding sequence GTGCGGGAGACCACGACGGTACGCGGCGCGTCCCGACCACCGCGGGTACGCCCCGCCGGCTGGTGGTGGGACGCCCTGTTGCTGGCCGCGCTGGTCGGGCTGACCGTGGCGCTCGCCACCGACCACTTCTTCGGCGTCGACCGGGCGGTGGCCGACTGGGCCGGGGAGCACCGGCCGGCGGCGGCGTACTGGGTGGCCCGGGTGTTCAACTTCCTCGGCCAGGGCACCCCGTTGACGCTCCTCGCCGCCGGGCTGGGCGTGCTGCTGGCGGTCCGGCTGCGTTCGGTCCGCCCGGTGCTGCCCCCGGTGGCCGCCTTCGCGCTGACCTACCTGACGATCGGGCCGCTGAAGGTGTGGACCGCCCGCCCCGCCCCCAGCGCGAGCGTCAAGGAGCCGTTCCTGCCGCCCGAGCAGACCCTGCCGCTGTTCCAGCACGACCTGCCGGTCAGCTACGCGCAGTCCTACCCGTCGGGCCACGTCGCCAACGCGATCGTCTGGTACGGGGTGCTGGCGCTGCTGATCGCGCCGCTGCTGCGCAGCCTCGGCCGGCAGCTGCCGACCTGGCTGGTCACCGTCGTCCGGGTGGTGCCGCCGCTGGTGGTGCTGACCACCACCACCTACCTGGGCTGGCACTGGCTGACCGACTCGGTGGCCGGGCTGCTGCTCGGGCTGGTGCTGGACCGGCTGCTGCACCGGGTGCCCTGGGACGACCTGCCCCTTCCCGGCCGGTTGCGCGCCTGGGACCATCCGTTCACCTCGGTCACCTAG
- a CDS encoding DUF4032 domain-containing protein produces MRITSALVDPALLDLPWSTPLEQWPAKHLVALPQGISRHIVRFVRLGDYVYAFKETRERIAEREYDLLRALERIDFPSVEAVAIVADRQTEDGEPLESVLITRHLQFSLPYRALFSHTLRPETMSRLLDALAALIVRMHLTGFFWGDCSLSNTLFRRDAGAFAAYLVDAETGALHHSLSNGQRGEDLEIARVNIFGEALDLQAAGLLHESIDPEVVCEEVVQRYERLWHEITYEQQVEREARHDIEGRIRRLNELGFDVAEVAMSTVDNGRYLVRPKVVDAGYHTRRLLRLTGLDAEENQARRLLNDLDAYRMESDLTDEQQAAHRWLTEVFEPVVRAVPAHLRRKLEPQELFAQIIEHKWLLSEQAGRDVGMGPAVQSYLADVLVHRPDEQAVLGVEVPSGG; encoded by the coding sequence GTGCGGATCACCTCGGCCCTCGTCGACCCGGCGCTGCTCGACCTCCCCTGGTCGACGCCGCTGGAGCAGTGGCCTGCCAAGCACCTGGTGGCGCTGCCCCAGGGCATCTCCCGGCACATCGTCCGGTTCGTCCGGCTGGGTGACTACGTGTACGCGTTCAAGGAGACTCGCGAGCGGATCGCCGAACGGGAGTACGACCTGCTCCGGGCCCTGGAGCGGATCGACTTCCCGTCGGTCGAGGCGGTGGCGATCGTCGCCGACCGGCAGACCGAGGACGGCGAACCGCTCGAATCGGTGCTGATCACCCGGCACCTGCAGTTCTCGCTGCCCTACCGGGCGCTCTTCTCGCACACCCTGCGCCCGGAGACGATGAGCCGGCTGCTCGACGCGCTCGCCGCGCTGATCGTCCGGATGCACCTGACCGGCTTCTTCTGGGGCGACTGCTCGCTGTCGAACACCCTGTTCCGCCGGGACGCCGGCGCGTTCGCCGCCTACCTGGTCGACGCCGAGACCGGCGCGCTGCACCACTCGCTCTCCAACGGCCAGCGCGGCGAGGACCTGGAGATCGCCCGGGTCAACATCTTCGGCGAGGCGCTGGACCTCCAGGCCGCCGGGCTGCTGCACGAGTCGATCGACCCGGAGGTGGTCTGCGAGGAGGTCGTGCAGCGCTACGAGCGGCTCTGGCACGAGATCACCTACGAGCAGCAGGTCGAGCGGGAGGCCCGGCACGACATCGAGGGGCGGATCCGCCGCCTCAACGAGTTGGGCTTCGACGTGGCCGAGGTGGCCATGTCCACCGTCGACAACGGTCGGTACCTGGTCCGCCCGAAGGTGGTCGACGCCGGCTACCACACCCGGCGACTGTTGCGGCTTACCGGCCTGGACGCCGAGGAGAACCAGGCCCGCCGGCTGCTGAACGACCTGGACGCCTACCGGATGGAGAGCGACCTGACCGACGAGCAGCAGGCGGCGCACCGCTGGCTGACCGAGGTCTTCGAGCCGGTGGTCCGGGCGGTGCCGGCGCACCTGCGCCGCAAGCTGGAGCCGCAGGAGCTCTTCGCACAGATCATCGAGCACAAGTGGCTGCTCTCCGAGCAGGCCGGCCGGGACGTCGGCATGGGCCCGGCGGTGCAGTCGTACCTGGCCGACGTACTGGTGCACCGCCCCGACGAGCAGGCGGTGCTGGGCGTCGAAGTCCCCTCCGGCGGCTGA
- the nagA gene encoding N-acetylglucosamine-6-phosphate deacetylase encodes MALRVNGKVVTPTGVIRQGCVEINGDRITAVAEYPAKRDGHWIVPGFVDMHTHGGGGHTFTTGDADAARAAADFHLRHGTTTLLASLVSSPFELMRDATAAFAPLVGEGVLAGVHFEGPYLSATRCGAQNPDHLRDPSTDELAELIELGAGAVRMVTLAPERTGALDAIKLLTSHAVVAAVGHTDATYDETRAAVAAGASVATHLFNGMRPLHHREPGPIVALLDAPNVVCELVADGVHLHDGILTFTTATAGPERAALITDAMAAAGMPDGEYELGGQAVTVADGVARLARDGAIAGSTLTMDAALRHAVDAGIPIADAVRMVATTPARAIGLGDRLGALQVGLRADLVVLDDELNVVRVMRGGSWLD; translated from the coding sequence ATGGCCCTGCGGGTGAACGGCAAGGTGGTGACCCCGACCGGTGTGATCCGGCAGGGGTGTGTGGAGATCAACGGCGACCGGATCACCGCGGTCGCCGAGTACCCGGCGAAGCGCGACGGGCACTGGATCGTGCCCGGGTTCGTGGACATGCACACCCACGGCGGCGGCGGGCACACCTTCACCACCGGCGACGCCGACGCCGCCCGCGCGGCGGCCGACTTCCATCTGCGGCACGGCACCACCACCCTGCTGGCCAGCCTGGTCAGCTCCCCGTTCGAGCTGATGCGGGACGCGACCGCCGCGTTCGCCCCGCTGGTGGGCGAGGGGGTGCTGGCCGGCGTCCACTTCGAGGGGCCGTACCTGTCGGCGACGCGGTGCGGCGCGCAGAACCCGGACCACCTGCGCGACCCGTCCACCGACGAGCTGGCCGAGCTGATCGAGCTGGGCGCGGGCGCGGTGCGGATGGTGACCCTGGCCCCGGAGCGGACCGGCGCGCTGGACGCGATCAAGCTGCTCACCTCGCACGCCGTGGTCGCCGCGGTGGGCCACACCGACGCCACGTACGACGAGACCCGGGCCGCCGTGGCGGCGGGCGCGAGCGTCGCCACCCACCTGTTCAACGGCATGCGCCCGCTGCACCACCGCGAGCCGGGTCCGATCGTGGCCCTGCTGGACGCCCCGAACGTGGTCTGCGAGCTGGTCGCCGACGGCGTGCACCTGCACGACGGGATCCTCACCTTCACCACCGCGACCGCCGGCCCGGAGCGCGCGGCGCTGATCACCGACGCGATGGCCGCGGCCGGGATGCCCGACGGCGAGTACGAGCTGGGCGGCCAGGCGGTCACCGTGGCCGACGGGGTGGCCCGGCTCGCCCGCGACGGCGCGATCGCCGGCAGCACGCTGACCATGGACGCCGCGCTGCGGCACGCCGTGGACGCCGGCATCCCGATCGCCGACGCGGTCCGCATGGTGGCCACCACGCCGGCCCGCGCGATCGGCCTCGGCGACCGGCTCGGCGCCCTCCAGGTCGGACTCCGCGCCGACCTCGTCGTGCTCGACGACGAGCTGAACGTGGTCCGGGTGATGCGCGGGGGCTCCTGGCTGGACTGA
- a CDS encoding ROK family protein codes for MTDAPDGAPVVVALDVGGTGMKCALVRPDGAVVHAERHPTGAERGPAAVVDTILDVAEGLAGKARAEGLTPIACGIGVPGLVDEVAGVAVWSSNIGFRDVPLRELAATRLGLPTALGHDVRVGGLAESRLGAGRGVRHVLFVAVGTGIAAAHVVGGSAAAGAHGAAGELGHIQVRPDGPRCGCGRPGCLEAVASASAVGRRYTELAGTPLTAAEVADRAAAGEELAGQVWREAVEALADGLATAQALYDVETMVIGGGLARAGARLFDPLRAALRERMTFHREPRLVAAALGDEAGCLGAALLALDRLE; via the coding sequence GTGACCGACGCCCCCGACGGTGCCCCGGTCGTCGTCGCACTGGACGTCGGCGGCACCGGGATGAAGTGCGCGCTGGTCCGCCCGGACGGCGCGGTGGTGCACGCCGAACGGCACCCCACCGGCGCCGAGCGCGGCCCCGCCGCCGTGGTCGACACCATCCTCGACGTGGCGGAAGGGCTGGCCGGCAAGGCCCGCGCCGAGGGTCTCACCCCGATCGCCTGCGGCATCGGGGTGCCGGGGCTGGTGGACGAGGTCGCCGGAGTGGCGGTCTGGTCGTCCAACATCGGCTTCCGGGACGTACCCCTGCGGGAGCTGGCCGCCACGCGGCTCGGACTGCCCACGGCGCTCGGCCACGACGTGCGCGTCGGCGGCCTCGCCGAGAGCCGGCTCGGCGCCGGCCGGGGCGTCCGGCACGTCCTCTTCGTCGCCGTCGGCACCGGCATCGCGGCCGCCCACGTCGTCGGTGGTTCGGCCGCCGCCGGGGCGCACGGCGCCGCCGGCGAGCTGGGCCACATCCAGGTACGCCCCGACGGCCCACGCTGCGGCTGCGGCCGGCCCGGCTGCCTGGAGGCGGTCGCCTCGGCCTCGGCCGTCGGCCGCCGGTACACCGAGCTGGCCGGCACCCCGCTGACCGCCGCCGAGGTGGCCGACCGGGCGGCGGCCGGTGAGGAGCTGGCCGGGCAGGTCTGGCGGGAGGCCGTCGAGGCGCTCGCCGACGGGCTCGCCACCGCCCAGGCGCTCTACGACGTGGAGACCATGGTGATCGGCGGCGGGCTGGCCCGGGCCGGCGCGCGGCTGTTCGACCCGCTGCGGGCGGCGCTGCGGGAGCGGATGACCTTCCACCGGGAGCCGCGCCTGGTCGCGGCGGCCCTCGGCGACGAGGCCGGCTGCCTCGGCGCCGCCCTGCTCGCCCTCGACAGACTGGAGTAG
- a CDS encoding SIS domain-containing protein, whose protein sequence is MAYVDAEIASQPDCWREAAQLAGTVAADLPRPGERVAVVGCGTSWFMAAAYAGLRERAGHGETDAFQASEFPTGRRYDRLIAITRSGTTTEVLDLLAALRGQTPTTVLVGDPASPATGLADAAVTMPFADERSVVQTRFATSALALLRAHLGDNVEALAADAEVTVRAPLPIDPARIEQATFLGRGWTVGLAQEAALKCREAATFWAEAYPAMDYRHGPISIAAPGRLVWAFGELPEGLPEDVAATGAAFVHSRHHGCRTVLGSWAAGRTPVDPMADLILAQRFAVALATSRGLDPDAPRHLSRSVVLA, encoded by the coding sequence ATGGCGTACGTCGACGCGGAGATCGCGAGCCAGCCCGACTGCTGGCGGGAGGCGGCACAGCTCGCCGGCACCGTCGCCGCCGACCTGCCGCGCCCCGGCGAGCGGGTCGCCGTCGTCGGATGCGGCACCTCCTGGTTCATGGCGGCGGCGTACGCCGGGCTGCGCGAGCGCGCCGGCCACGGCGAGACCGACGCCTTCCAGGCCAGCGAGTTCCCCACCGGCCGCCGCTACGACCGGCTGATCGCGATCACCCGCTCCGGCACCACCACCGAGGTGCTCGACCTGCTCGCCGCGCTGCGCGGGCAGACCCCCACCACGGTCCTCGTCGGCGACCCCGCCTCGCCCGCCACCGGGCTGGCCGACGCGGCGGTGACCATGCCCTTCGCCGACGAGCGTTCGGTGGTGCAGACCCGCTTCGCGACCAGCGCCCTGGCGCTGCTCCGCGCCCACCTCGGCGACAACGTCGAGGCGCTCGCCGCCGACGCCGAGGTGACCGTCCGGGCCCCGCTGCCGATCGACCCGGCCCGCATCGAGCAGGCCACCTTCCTCGGCCGGGGCTGGACGGTCGGGCTGGCCCAGGAGGCCGCGCTGAAGTGCCGGGAGGCGGCCACCTTCTGGGCCGAGGCGTACCCGGCGATGGACTACCGGCACGGCCCGATCTCGATCGCCGCACCGGGCCGGCTGGTCTGGGCGTTCGGCGAGCTGCCCGAGGGGCTGCCCGAGGACGTGGCGGCCACCGGCGCGGCGTTCGTGCACAGCCGCCACCACGGCTGCCGCACCGTGCTGGGCAGCTGGGCGGCGGGGCGTACCCCGGTCGACCCGATGGCCGACCTGATCCTGGCCCAGCGCTTCGCGGTCGCCCTGGCCACCAGCCGCGGCCTCGACCCGGACGCGCCCCGGCACCTGAGCCGCTCCGTGGTCCTCGCGTGA
- a CDS encoding DeoR/GlpR family DNA-binding transcription regulator, with the protein MDRYARWNALLEMLTDSGRVSVEEAAERLDVSQATIRRDFDQLAQQQMITRTRGGAVANGVSYDLPLRYKTAKHSAEKQRIGAAAAALVTPGSVVGLNGGTTSTEVARALAVRPDLNTSAEGAQLTVVTNALNIANELLVRSRMKVVVAGGVVRPKSFELVGPLGGALLREVTLDVALLGVDAVDPQLGAAAHHEGEAAMNNLMVARAKRVVIIADSSKLGGHAFARICPVDRVETLVTDSGAATEVVEAFRAAGVNVICA; encoded by the coding sequence GTGGACCGGTACGCCAGATGGAACGCTCTGCTCGAGATGCTGACCGACAGTGGTCGGGTCAGCGTCGAGGAGGCGGCCGAGCGGCTGGACGTCTCGCAGGCCACCATTCGCCGTGACTTCGACCAGCTCGCCCAGCAGCAGATGATCACCCGTACCCGGGGTGGCGCGGTCGCCAACGGCGTCTCGTACGACCTGCCGCTGCGGTACAAGACCGCGAAGCACTCCGCCGAGAAGCAGCGGATCGGCGCGGCCGCCGCCGCCCTGGTCACCCCGGGCTCCGTGGTCGGCCTCAACGGCGGCACCACCAGCACCGAGGTGGCCCGCGCCCTGGCCGTCCGCCCCGACCTGAACACCAGCGCCGAGGGCGCCCAGCTGACCGTGGTGACCAACGCCCTGAACATCGCCAACGAGCTGCTGGTCCGCTCCCGGATGAAGGTCGTGGTCGCCGGCGGGGTGGTGCGCCCGAAGTCGTTCGAGCTGGTCGGCCCGCTGGGCGGGGCGCTGCTGCGCGAGGTCACCCTGGACGTCGCCCTGCTCGGCGTGGACGCAGTCGACCCGCAGCTCGGCGCCGCCGCTCACCACGAGGGTGAGGCGGCGATGAACAACCTGATGGTGGCCCGGGCCAAGCGCGTCGTGATCATCGCGGACTCGTCCAAGCTGGGCGGGCACGCCTTCGCCCGGATCTGCCCGGTGGACCGGGTGGAGACGCTGGTGACCGACTCCGGGGCGGCGACCGAGGTGGTGGAGGCGTTCCGCGCCGCCGGCGTCAACGTCATCTGCGCCTGA